One genomic window of Tribolium castaneum strain GA2 chromosome 10, icTriCast1.1, whole genome shotgun sequence includes the following:
- the hook gene encoding protein hook, whose amino-acid sequence MSHGTIKMNPSSGMCESLITWFQSIVPSRARNIEEICDGVAMLEALIQIAPVHFSKLEPKIKRDVSSSWRLRVSNLKKIFEAISEYYQDVLTLQLLEDGRPDVTEIGANNDPVQLSKLLRLILGCAINCERKQEYITKIMDMEESVQQNIKQAIEQLDLVTGGRSGSLLILDSDTRVSQLVGELEVANEAKETLSQQCQQMETQLHNLLEENQALLAENQALKDKESKGSDLRKQNEELKEELFKAEVMRDDFKAKITEQQKQIKANQEKIAELQLAANDTSRLKDEVDALSESAAKVQVLEANLASYKKKLEKYADAKKTLQKLEEKNMEYLQKILQHEEELAKVTSWKSQCETYKKQLMEMEQKLDEETQRADKAQFNCEKLENKLVALQGERERIIQERDVLREEMDELKLGHPKKEAGAAMAQELTPTEMKERLRFLEKENKTLRTSLQEHEANQALLESALARVEKLQQQKRSANQTVLKLEAQLEELKNKVASDEPQHADSLVKEYKQKIATLQEALTVKESELQTAQAKYTRNLEKAREVAQQLEPKSNGGIDSLNNTRHMKEMEERLMAAAFYKLGMTCHREAIDERLAVLSAGQGQSFLARQRQPTPRKQIQRFKSK is encoded by the exons ATGTCACACGGTACGATAAAAATGAATCCAAGTAGTGGAATGTGTGAAAGTTTGATAACTTGGTTCCAAAGTATAGTGCCAAGTAGAGCTCGAAATATTGAAGAAATATGTGATGGGGTTGCAATGTTAGAAGCTTTAATACAAATAGCACCGGTCCACTTTAGCAAATTAGAACCAAAAATAAAGCGAGATGTTAGTTCAAGTTGGAGGCTGCGTGTCagtaatttaaagaaaatttttgaagctaTTAGTGAATATTATCAGGACGTCCTCACCCTCCAACTGCTTGAAGATGGGCGACCTGATGTGACTGAAATTGGGGCCAACAATGATCCTGTGCAATTATCCAAGCTTTTACGGTTAATTTTAG GATGTGCAATAAACTGCGAGAGAAAGCAAGAATACATCACCAAAATAATGGACATGGAAGAATCAGTGcaacaaaacataaaacaagCAATTGAACAGCTCGACTTAGTGACTGGGGGCCGTTCTGGCAGTCTTTTAATCCTCGACAGTGACACCAGAGTGTCCCAGCTAGTCGGCGAACTCGAGGTTGCAAACGAAGCTAAAGAGACCTTGAGTCAACAGTGCCAACAAATGGAGACCCAGCTCCACAACCTCCTGGAAGAAAACCAAGCCTTACTTGCCGAAAACCAGGCCCTTAAAGACAAAGAAAGCAAAGGTTCCGACCTCCGAAAACAGAACGAAGAGCTCAAGGAGGAACTTTTCAAAGCCGAAGTGATGCGAGACGACTTCAAAGCGAAAATCACCGAACAACAAAAACAGATCAAAGCCAATCAGGAAAAAATCGCCGAACTACAACTAGCCGCAAACGACACTTCCCGCCTGAAAGACGAAGTGGACGCTCTGTCGGAATCCGCCGCCAAGGTCCAAGTCCTTGAAGCAAACCTCGCAtcgtacaagaaaaaactCGAAAAGTACGCCGACGCCAAGAAAACGCTCCAGAAACTGGAAGAGAAGAACATGGAATACCTGCAGAAAATCCTCCAACACGAGGAGGAACTGGCGAAAGTGACCAGCTGGAAAAGCCAGTGCGAAACCTACAAGAAACAACTCATGGAAATGGAGCAGAAACTGGACGAGGAGACGCAACGCGCCGACAAAGCCCAGTTCAACTGCGAGAAGCTTGAGAACAAGTTGGTCGCTCTCCAGGGTGAAAGAGAGCGGATAATCCAAGAACGGGACGTCCTGCGTGAGGAAATGGACGAGCTGAAGCTGGGCCACCCGAAGAAGGAGGCGGGAGCAGCCATGGCACAGGAACTCACCCCAACTGAAATGAAAGAACGGCTCCGGTTCTTAGAAAAAGAGAATAAGACACTCCGGACGTCTCTGCAAGAGCACGAAGCGAACCAAGCCCTTCTCGAGAGCGCCCTAGCCAGGGTTGAGAAACTGCAACAACAGAAGCGGTCAGCCAACCAGACCGTTCTGAAGCTGGAAGCGCAGCTCGAAGAGCTGAAGAATAAAGTGGCGAGTGATGAGCCACAACACGCCGATAGTTTAGTGAAGGAGTACAAGCAGAAAATTGCGACGTTACAAGAGGCTTTGACGGTGAAAGAAAGCGAGCTTCAGACGGCGCAAGCCAAGTACACCAGGAATCTGGAGAAGGCGAGGGAAGTGGCACAACAACTGGAGCCGAAAAGTAACGGCGGAATTGATTCTTTGAATAACACAAGGCATATGAAGGAGATGGAAGAGCGACTGATGGCTGCGGCGTTTTATAAGCTGGGAATGACCTGCCACAGGGAGGCCATTGACGAGAGGTTGGCCGTTTTGAGCGCCGGCCAAGGACAGTCGTTTCTGGCGAGGCAAAGGCAACCAACGCCCAGGAAACAAATCCAGAGGTTTAAGTcaaaataa
- the LOC657381 gene encoding protein C12orf4 homolog, protein MSQNEHKFVYSHGDKSVEVDIKIPFEGSVGELVHVLILKNNLPIYVEKDLAENLSQFVNDWSIKHNNEHTASLIDDARNDKTNIDEITKEWEKLMREEMAEYGERRCASDEELFATAYHKMVHSPALETMLQLEHMYSKTVRAKTEEKNRCIQNLSMKQTEEMNHAVDRLEQDMTESKINELVARHYEAHSLLKVKLTSELDTIKEAQRREYREWLMQMLEQNQATSSLPTPKYCTKISHLLFKSIGSSSPLTPHTPQPAIYSSECARSIDTPILEESFTIHLGSQLKQMHNIRILSANVMELCAVEDNDQSSEPKPQLLQTALALYSSDLSGLVLMTDNKIGSRLTQDFQEICQRTTEFHFPHIDDQLDKISNTAQLYLKSQKENSNRNINSELLQAGDFYITRHSNLAQVHVIFHMVSDDSLRGSDINSRHPVVLGLRNILKTACSNDITSLTIPLLLQYEMTEEMTISWCEKRAELVFKCVKGFMIEMASWGGSELKNLQFMLPQGISSRVFQSLTEMLPRIFKVSNPKILK, encoded by the exons ATGTCCCAGAACGAACATAAATTTGTTTACTCACACGGCGACAAATCAGTTGAAGTCGACATTAAAATCCCGTTTGAGGGGTCCGTTGGGGAGTTAGTCCATGTTTTGATCCTTAAAAACAACTTACCAATATATGTGGAGAAAG ATCTTGCTGAGAACTTGTCCCAATTTGTGAACGACTGGAGCATAAAGCACAACAATGAACACACGGCGTCTCTAATAGACGACGCAAGAAACGACAAAACTAACATTGACGAGATAACGAAAGAATGGGAGAAACTAATGCGGGAGGAAATGGCCGAATATGGGGAGCGTAGATGCGCCTCAGATGAGGAGCTTTTCGCCACAGCTTACCACAAAATGGTGCATTCACCAGCGCTAGAGACAATGCTACAACTCGAGCACATGTACTCGAAGACCGTGCGTGCTAAAACCGAGGAAAAAAACCGTTGTATCCAGAACCTATCAATGAAACAAACTGAGGAGATGAACCATGCCGTGGACAGGCTGGAACAGGACATGACCGAGTCAAAAATCAACGAATTAGTGGCGCGACACTACGAGGCCCATTCGCTACTCAAAGTCAAACTAACCAGCGAGTTAGACACAATCAAGGAGGCCCAAAGGAGGGAGTACCGGGAATGGCTGATGCAAATGCTGGAGCAAAACCAAGCGACGAGTTCACTACCAACTCCCAAGTATTGTACAAAAATAAGTCATTTGTTATTCAAATCAATCGGTTCCAGCTCGCCTTTAACGCCACATACCCCCCAACCCGCGATTTATTCGTCAGAGTGCGCCCGGAGCATAGACACCCCCATTTTGGAGGAGAGTTTCACCATTCATTTGGGGTCTCAGCTGAAACAGATGCACAATATCCGCATTTTGTCGGCAAATGTCATGGAGTTGTGTGCCGTGGAAGACAACGATCAGTC GTCTGAGCCAAAACCACAACTTCTACAAACCGCCCTGGCTTTGTACTCAAGCGATCTCTCGGGGCTTGTTCTCATGACTGACAATAAAATTGGGTCACGACTCACCCAAGACTTTCAAGAAATTTGCCAGAGAACTACTGAATTCCACTTCCCGCATATTGACGACCAGTTGGACAAAATCTCGAACACTGCTCAGCTGTACCTAAAGTCGCAGAAGGAGAACAGCAACAGAAACATAAACAGCGAGTTGTTACAAGCCGGCGATTTTTACATCACCAGACATTCCAACTTAGCACAAGTCCATGTTATTTTCCATATGGTTTCGGACGATAGCTTAAGAGGCAGTGATATTAACAGCAGACATCCCGTCGTGTTAGGGTTGAGGAACATCCTAAAGACGGCCTGCTCCAACGATATCACTTCACTGACCATCCCGTTGTTGCTACAATACGAGATGACAGAG gaAATGACCATATCATGGTGCGAAAAACGGGCAGAACTGGTTTTTAAGTGCGTCAAAGGTTTCATGATTGAAATGGCCTCATGGGGCGGCTCCGAGCTGAAAAACCTACAGTTTATGCTGCCGCAAGGCATCTCGAGCAGAGTTTTCCAGTCGCTAACCGAAATGTTACCAAGAATATTTAAAGTATCAAATCCCAAAATATTGAAGTAA
- the LOC657227 gene encoding putative SERF-like protein, whose translation MTRGNQRELARAKNQKKQQELAKGKAKNDGLTVEQRKFRDAEMMREKQRKKEEAKSKSHS comes from the exons ATGACCC GTGGTAACCAACGTGAGCTCGCCAGAGCAAAAAACCAGAAAAAACAGCAAGAACTGGCGAAAGGTAAAGCTAAAAACGATGGTTTAACCGTAGAACAACGAAAATTCAG GGATGCTGAAATGATGCGAGAGAAACAGCGGAAGAAAGAAGAAGCTAAATCTAAGTCTCACTCGTAA
- the Paip2 gene encoding polyadenylate-binding protein-interacting protein 2B has product MKMPSNQSSENGLYDYEDTTYISESIENNGVEEFNASAEDDFSEYLWMENEEEFDKEVMQRLEEEALMEECIEAMLADENSEVSSNHVNGVDDNNEISNMINNLKLDCPEVVKESNLNPLAAEFIPGGSPTAVETVTGSS; this is encoded by the exons ATGAAAATGCCCAGCAATCAATCATCTGAGAACGGCCTTTACGACTATGAAGACACCACCTACATTTCGGAAAGCATAGAAAATAATGGAGTTGAGGAATTCAACGCTTCAGCGGAGGATGACTTTTCCGAATATCTGTGGATGGAAAACGAAGAGGAGTTCGACAAAGAG GTCATGCAAAGGCTTGAGGAAGAAGCCCTTATGGAAGAATGCATTGAGGCTATGCTAGCAGACGAAAACAGTGAAGTCTCCTCAAATCATGTTAACGGGGTTGA tGATAACAACGAAATATCGAACATGATCAACAATCTAAAGTTGGATTGCCCTGAAGTTGTTAAGGAAAGCAATCTCAACCCGCTAGCTGCGGAGTTTATACCTGGGGGATCCCCTACAGCTGTGGAAACCGTAACCGGTTCGTCTTAA